The Borreliella mayonii genome has a segment encoding these proteins:
- a CDS encoding type III pantothenate kinase, translated as MNKPLSSELIIDIGNTSIAFALFKDNQVNLFIKMKTNLMLRRDEAYSFFEENFDFNVNQVFISSVVPVLNGIFENVIFSFFKIKPLFISFDLNYDLTFNPYKSDKFLLGSDVFANLVAAIESYSFENVLVVDLGTACTIFAVSRQYGILGGLINSGPLINFNSLLDNAYLLKKFPISTPSNLLERTTSGSVNSGLFYQYKYLIEGVYCDIKKMYKKEFNLIITGGNANLILPLIEVEFIFNIHLTVEGIRILGNSIVFKFVN; from the coding sequence ATGAATAAACCTTTATCGTCTGAATTGATAATTGATATTGGAAATACTAGCATTGCTTTTGCCTTATTTAAAGATAATCAAGTTAATTTATTTATTAAAATGAAAACAAATCTTATGTTAAGGCGCGATGAGGCTTATAGTTTTTTTGAAGAAAATTTTGATTTTAATGTAAATCAAGTTTTTATAAGCAGCGTTGTTCCTGTTCTTAATGGAATATTTGAAAATGTCATTTTTTCTTTTTTTAAGATAAAGCCTTTGTTTATTAGTTTTGATTTAAATTATGATTTAACATTTAATCCTTATAAAAGTGATAAATTTTTGTTAGGATCAGACGTTTTTGCCAATCTTGTTGCGGCCATTGAAAGTTATTCATTTGAAAATGTTTTGGTAGTAGATCTTGGAACAGCTTGTACTATTTTTGCTGTTAGTAGGCAATATGGAATACTTGGTGGTCTTATTAATTCTGGTCCTTTGATAAATTTTAATTCTTTATTAGACAATGCCTATCTTTTAAAGAAATTTCCCATTAGCACTCCAAGTAATCTTTTAGAGAGAACCACATCTGGAAGTGTAAATAGCGGTTTGTTTTATCAATATAAGTATTTAATAGAAGGTGTTTATTGTGATATTAAAAAGATGTATAAAAAAGAATTTAATTTAATAATTACCGGGGGTAATGCGAACTTAATTTTGCCATTAATTGAGGTAGAGTTTATTTTTAATATTCATTTAACCGTAGAAGGTATTAGAATTTTAGGAAATTCTATTGTTTTTAAGTTTGTTAATTGA
- a CDS encoding aldo/keto reductase, protein MNNLKEKINTHSKLILGSWQFGGGYFKQVEKKTAKKILKKAYEHGIRNIDTARAYGNGISEKIIGEIIEEDPTIRGNILVASKCYPMEISEYTKNFNESLKNLKTDYIDIYYIHWPKNDFDLRPIASFLEEMRVKEKIKYVGVSNFEISHMESIKKVCKIDVNQIGYNPLFRNKEKDVIPYCEDNNIATISYSTIAQGLLSKANIKDKNKFNDIRTEKLILFKKEIWPYTLKTINKLEEIAKINNLTILELTYSWLKKTKLNGFIVGFSKENYVESNLNSFKAEINDEVYKEITLILDNFNHQTKKFPNLFNKKI, encoded by the coding sequence GTGAATAATCTTAAAGAAAAAATAAATACCCATAGCAAACTAATTTTAGGGTCTTGGCAATTTGGGGGAGGATATTTTAAACAGGTTGAAAAAAAAACTGCTAAAAAAATATTAAAAAAAGCATATGAACACGGAATCAGAAATATTGATACTGCAAGAGCTTATGGAAATGGAATTTCAGAAAAAATAATTGGTGAAATAATAGAAGAAGATCCAACAATAAGAGGAAATATTTTAGTTGCAAGTAAATGCTACCCAATGGAAATTTCAGAATATACAAAAAACTTTAATGAAAGTCTTAAAAATTTAAAAACTGATTATATAGATATTTATTATATACACTGGCCCAAAAACGATTTTGACCTAAGACCAATCGCATCATTTCTTGAAGAAATGAGAGTAAAAGAAAAAATAAAATATGTGGGTGTAAGTAATTTTGAAATATCACACATGGAAAGCATAAAAAAAGTTTGCAAAATTGACGTAAACCAAATAGGATACAACCCCTTATTTAGAAATAAAGAAAAAGATGTAATTCCTTACTGTGAAGACAACAATATTGCAACCATATCATATTCAACAATTGCTCAAGGACTTTTATCTAAAGCTAATATAAAAGATAAAAACAAATTTAATGACATTAGAACAGAAAAATTGATACTTTTCAAAAAAGAAATTTGGCCTTATACTTTAAAAACCATAAATAAACTTGAAGAGATAGCAAAGATAAATAACTTAACAATTTTAGAATTAACATATTCATGGCTTAAAAAAACAAAATTAAATGGATTTATAGTGGGTTTCAGCAAGGAAAATTATGTAGAATCAAACTTGAATTCATTTAAAGCAGAAATTAATGATGAAGTATACAAAGAGATTACATTAATTTTAGATAATTTCAATCATCAAACAAAAAAATTCCCAAATTTATTTAACAAAAAAATTTAA
- a CDS encoding TIGR02757 family protein, with protein MKIKAKSSLYDFLERIYSKYNKKKFIHPDPLEFLYRYKGKEDIELVGLISSSLSLGRVEKILEAIERILKPLGNSPSENLKLVNEKDLKEIFKGFVYRFFKGEDIVRLLCTLKIIKEQHLTLENLLYSIYYKNQNFILSIDELIKYMEKINGREFGMLLPKPSRGSSCKRLFLFLRWMIRKDDVDLGIWNKFNPNKLIVPMDTHMTNIASKLFKIKEIKNVNLKKAIEITKYFLKENNEDPVKYDFSLTRFGINREFNKEKLLKNINKL; from the coding sequence ATGAAAATAAAAGCTAAAAGCTCACTATATGATTTTCTAGAAAGAATATATTCAAAATACAATAAAAAAAAATTTATACATCCTGATCCTTTAGAATTTTTATACAGGTATAAAGGAAAAGAAGACATTGAACTTGTAGGCCTAATTAGTTCTTCATTGTCTCTTGGAAGAGTAGAAAAAATTTTAGAAGCAATAGAAAGAATACTCAAACCACTTGGCAACTCCCCTTCTGAGAACCTTAAGCTAGTAAACGAAAAAGATTTAAAAGAAATATTTAAAGGATTTGTTTATAGATTTTTTAAAGGAGAAGACATTGTAAGACTACTGTGTACCCTTAAGATAATAAAAGAACAGCATCTTACACTTGAAAATCTTCTTTACAGTATTTATTATAAAAACCAAAATTTTATACTCAGCATAGATGAATTAATAAAATATATGGAAAAAATAAATGGAAGAGAATTCGGAATGCTACTTCCAAAGCCTTCAAGGGGAAGTTCTTGTAAAAGACTTTTTTTATTCTTGAGGTGGATGATACGAAAAGATGACGTAGATCTAGGAATTTGGAACAAATTCAATCCTAATAAGCTTATAGTGCCAATGGATACTCATATGACAAACATTGCCTCAAAACTATTTAAAATCAAAGAAATAAAAAACGTAAATCTTAAAAAAGCAATAGAAATTACAAAATATTTTTTAAAAGAAAATAATGAAGATCCTGTAAAATACGACTTCTCTTTAACCAGATTTGGAATAAATAGAGAATTTAATAAAGAGAAATTACTAAAAAATATTAACAAACTATAA
- a CDS encoding glucosaminidase domain-containing protein codes for MIKKILLFAMINIFLTNKAYSNEEVIEISTEIQKEKYIPFLISRGKTQLEDLVKYTLEINPDLDKNYVNTIAKTYIDESLIEGINYDIAYAQMILETGALKFNGIVSKEQHNFSGIGATNNLTKGNSFSNIKEGIKAHIQHLKAYASKQNIKSNMVDPRFYLVKRGSAPTIYDLTGKWAKDKFYDKKLKKILLELLEYNNENKS; via the coding sequence ATGATAAAAAAAATCTTGCTATTTGCAATGATCAACATCTTCCTAACAAATAAAGCTTATAGTAATGAAGAGGTAATCGAAATAAGTACTGAAATACAAAAAGAAAAATATATTCCCTTTTTAATAAGCAGAGGAAAAACTCAACTAGAAGACCTTGTAAAATACACTCTAGAAATAAATCCAGACCTTGACAAAAACTATGTAAATACTATTGCTAAAACCTATATAGACGAATCTTTGATTGAAGGGATTAATTACGACATTGCCTATGCTCAAATGATACTAGAAACAGGAGCTCTAAAATTTAATGGAATAGTTTCAAAAGAGCAGCACAATTTTTCAGGAATAGGCGCTACTAATAATCTTACAAAAGGAAATTCTTTTTCCAACATTAAAGAAGGAATAAAAGCTCATATTCAACATTTAAAAGCTTATGCATCAAAACAAAATATCAAATCAAATATGGTTGATCCTAGATTTTACCTTGTTAAAAGAGGATCTGCTCCAACAATATATGATTTGACTGGAAAATGGGCAAAAGATAAATTTTACGATAAAAAGCTTAAAAAAATATTATTAGAACTATTAGAATACAATAATGAAAATAAAAGCTAA